The following coding sequences are from one Hippopotamus amphibius kiboko isolate mHipAmp2 chromosome 9, mHipAmp2.hap2, whole genome shotgun sequence window:
- the HPS5 gene encoding BLOC-2 complex member HPS5 isoform X1: MTFVPVIPESYSHVLAEFESLDPLLSALRLDSTRLKCTSIAVSRKWLALGSSGGGLNLIQKEGWKQRLFLSHREGAISQIACCLHDDDYVAVATSQGLVVVWELNQERRGKPEQIYVSSEHKGRKVTALCWDTAILRVFVGDHMGKVSAIKINTSKQAKAAATFVMFPVQTITTVDSCVVQLDYLDGRLLISSLTRSFLCDTEREKFWKIGNKERDGEYGACFFPGRCSAGQQPLIYCARPGSRMWEVNFDGEVISTHQFKKLLSSPPLPVINLRSEPQYDHTIGSSQSLSFPKLLHISEHCVLTWTERGIYIFIPQNVQVLLWSEVKDIQDVAVCKNELFCLHLNGKVSHLSLLSVERCVERLLRRNLWNLAAQTCCLFQNSIIASRGRKTLTVDKLEHLKSQLDLTTYGDLISQLEELILKFEPLDSACSSRRSSISSHESFSILDSGIYRIINSRRGSQSDEDSCSLHSQTLSEDERLKEFTSHQEEDQPDQCCSSHGNEDSVSHASVTSETDKNETFLPFGIALSFRSPSPLVSLQAVKESVSSFVRKTTEKIGTLHTSPDLKVRPEPKGDEQSCEEDVGPVTCPKEEDTEGKEEVTSQPPEEDKFQELKMATAETMSKLQDPLVLFEPKSLEMVLQEWLSQLEKTFAMKDFSGVSDTGNSSVESNQDMLLFDESEKGILTEEDEKEKRDSLGNEETVDQTACESVNSLRMMDDDLFQICSPCSIADSLQKDLAELTTLCLELNVLNSEIKSASGQVDHTLQQCSPEILACQFLKKYFFLLDLKRAKESIKLSYNNSPCVWDTFIEGLKEMASSNPTYIKMEEGDLPTRLKLLDDSVPFDSPLLIAYATRLYEKFGESALRSLIRFYPSILPSDVMQLCHRHPAQFLAYLDSLVKSRPEDQRPSFLESLLQPESLRLDWLLLAVSHNAPPNTSTMDDAGDPRPHSHLFSWGYNQLILHLIKLPADFTTKEKMTDICRSHGFWPGYLILCLELGRRREAFTNIVYLNDMSLMEGDNGWIPETVEEWKLLLHLVQNKSTKPAPQKSPNGNFSDGPSPINVENVALLLAKAMGPDRAWSLLQECGLTLELSERFTRTCDILRIAEKRQRALIQSMLEKCDRFLWSQQA; the protein is encoded by the exons ATGACTTTTGTGCCAGTGATACCAGAGTCCTACAGCCATGTTCTTGCAGAGTTTGAGTCTCTGGATCCATTACTTTCAGCCCTGAGGCTGGACTCCACTCGTCTGAAG tGTACGAGCATAGCTGTGTCTCGAAAATGGTTGGCTTTGGGCAGTTCGGGAGGAGGACTCAATCTCATTCAGAAAGAAGGATGGAAGCAAAGGCTTTTTCTTTCACACAGG GAAGGTGCAATTTCTCAGATTGCCTGTTGTTTACATGATGATGATTATGTTGCTGTGGCTACCAG TCAAGGTCTTGTAGTCGTTTGGGAATTAAATCAGGAGCGTCGCGGGAAACCGGAACAAATTTATGTGTCTTCAGAACACAAAGGCCGAAAAGTTACAGCTCTGTGTTGGGATACAGCTATTCTTAGAGTTTTTGTAGGTGACCATATGGGGAAAGTTTCTGCCATCAAAATCAACACTTCTAAACAAGCAAAG GCAGCTGCTACCTTTGTGATGTTTCCTGTTCAGACAATAACAACAGTTGACTCCTGTGTTGTCCAGTTAGATTATTTGGATGGAAGACTACTTATATCTTCACTTACTCGATCCTTCTTGTGTGACACTGAGAG AGAAAAGTTTTGGAAAATTGGAAACAAGGAAAGAGATGGAGAATATGGAGCTTGTTTCTTCCCTGGAAGATGTTCTGCCGGCCAGCAGCCCCTGATATACTGTGCTCGCCCTGGCTCCAGAATGTGGGAAGTGAATTTTGATGGAGAAGTTATAAGTACTCATCAGTTTAAGAAACTCCTCTCGTCACCACCTCTTCCCGTGATTAATCTAAG ATCAGAACCTCAGTATGATCATACCATTGGATCCTCCCAGTCTTTGTCTTTCCCCAAACTCTTACATATTAG TGAGCATTGTGTGCTGACTTGGACAGAAAGaggaatttatattttcattcctcAGAATGTTCAAGTTCTTCTTTGGAGTGAAGTCAAAG ATATTCAGGATGTGGCTGTCTGTAAGAATGAGCTGTTCTGTTTGCACCTAAATGGGAAGGTCTCACATCTTTCCCTGTTATCTGTGGAGCGCTGTGTGGAACGCCTGCTAAGGAGAAACCTGTGGAACCTGGCTGCTCAAACTTGCTGTCTTTTCCAAAATTCTATCATTGCCAGCAGA GGAAGAAAAACTTTGACTGTAGATAAATTGGAACATTTGAAATCTCAGCTGGACCTAACAACATATGGTGATCTAATTTCCCAACTGGAAGAATTGATCTTAAAATTTGAACCTTTGGATTCAGCTTGTAGCAGTAGAAGAAGCTCCATTTCATCACAC gaAAGTTTCAGCATCTTGGACTCTGGTATTTACCGTATCATTAATAGTAGAAGAGGCAGTCAGTCAGATGAAGACTCTTGTTCCCTTCACAGCCAAACCCTCTCAGAAGATGAGAGACTTAAAGAATTCACCTCACATCAAGAAGAGGACCAACCAGATCAGTGTTGCAGCTCACACGGAAATGAAG ACAGTGTTTCTCATGCTTCAGTGACGTCTGAGACAGATAAGAATGAAACTTTTCTCCCCTTCGGCATTGCACTATCATTTCGTTCTCCATCTCCTCTTGTGTCTCTTCAGGCTGTCAAGGAAAG CGTTTCTAGCTTTGTGCGTAAAACTACTGAGAAGATTGGCACCCTTCATACAAGCCCTGATCTGAAAGTGAGACCAGAACCCAAAGGTGATGAGCAGTCATGTGAAGAGGATGTGGGTCCAGTCACTTGCCCAAAGGAGGAAGACACTGA gggaaaagaagaagtaactaGTCAACCTCCAGAAGAGGACAAGTTCCAAGAGCTCAAAATGGCAACAGCAGAAACAAT GAGCAAGCTGCAGGACCCACTGGTTTTGTTTGAACCGAAGTCTCTGGAAATGGTTTTACAGGAGTGGCTTTCACAGTTAGAAAAAACATTTGCCATGAAGGACTTTTCAGGTGTTTCAGATACTGGCAACTCATCCGTGGAATCAAACCAGGATATGCTATTGTTTGATGAGTCAGAAAAGGGAATATTAactgaagaagatgaaaaagaaaaaagggactcTTTAGGCAATGAAGAAACTGTTGATCAAACAGCATGTGAATCTGTGAATAGTTTgaggatgatggatgatgacctttttcaaatatgttctccaTGCAGTATAGCAGACAGTCTTCAGAAGGACCTGGCTGAATTGACAACATTGTGTTTGGAGCTGAATGTATTGAATTCTGAGATCAAAAGTGCAAGTGGACAAGTGGACCACACTTTGCAACAGTGCTCTCCTGAAATTCTGGCTTGTCAGTTCCTAAAgaagtacttttttcttttggactTGAAAAGGGCAAAGGAGAGCATCAAGCTGAGTTATAATAACAGTCCTTGTGTTTGGGATACTTTTATTGAAGGATTGAAAG aaatggcAAGTTCCAATCCTACATATATAAAGATGGAAGAAGGAGACCTTCCAACAAGATTGAAGTTATTGGATGACTCGGTCCCTTTTGACAGTCCTTTGTTGATTGCTTATGCTACCCG attGTATGAGAAATTTGGAGAATCTGCGCTTCGATCCTTAATCAGGTTTTACCCATCCATTTTGCCTTCAGATGTCATGCAACTTTGTCATCGTCATCCTGCTCAGTTTTTGGCCTATTTAGACAGTCTGGTGAAATCAAGGCCTGAAGATCAGCG GCCATCCTTCCTGGAGTCCCTCCTACAACCAGAGTCTTTAAGATTGGATTGGCTGCTGTTGGCAGTGTCCCACAATGCTCCCCCAAACACCAGCACTATGGACGATGCAGGAGACCCCAG gccTCATTCCCACTTGTTTTCCTGGGGTTACAATCAGCTAATCCTTCATCTAATTAAACTTCCTGCGGATTTTAcgacaaaagagaaaatgactgaCATCTGTAGGTCTCATGG TTTCTGGCCTGGATATCTTATTCTCTGTTTGGAgctggggagaagaagagaggccttCACCAACATTGTGTATCTAAATGATATGAGCCTGATGGAAGGGGACAATG
- the HPS5 gene encoding BLOC-2 complex member HPS5 isoform X3 translates to MTFVPVIPESYSHVLAEFESLDPLLSALRLDSTRLKCTSIAVSRKWLALGSSGGGLNLIQKEGWKQRLFLSHREGAISQIACCLHDDDYVAVATSQGLVVVWELNQERRGKPEQIYVSSEHKGRKVTALCWDTAILRVFVGDHMGKVSAIKINTSKQAKAAATFVMFPVQTITTVDSCVVQLDYLDGRLLISSLTRSFLCDTEREKFWKIGNKERDGEYGACFFPGRCSAGQQPLIYCARPGSRMWEVNFDGEVISTHQFKKLLSSPPLPVINLRSEPQYDHTIGSSQSLSFPKLLHISEHCVLTWTERGIYIFIPQNVQVLLWSEVKDIQDVAVCKNELFCLHLNGKVSHLSLLSVERCVERLLRRNLWNLAAQTCCLFQNSIIASRGRKTLTVDKLEHLKSQLDLTTYGDLISQLEELILKFEPLDSACSSRRSSISSHESFSILDSGIYRIINSRRGSQSDEDSCSLHSQTLSEDERLKEFTSHQEEDQPDQCCSSHGNEDSVSHASVTSETDKNETFLPFGIALSFRSPSPLVSLQAVKESVSSFVRKTTEKIGTLHTSPDLKVRPEPKGDEQSCEEDVGPVTCPKEEDTEGKEEVTSQPPEEDKFQELKMATAETMSKLQDPLVLFEPKSLEMVLQEWLSQLEKTFAMKDFSGVSDTGNSSVESNQDMLLFDESEKGILTEEDEKEKRDSLGNEETVDQTACESVNSLRMMDDDLFQICSPCSIADSLQKDLAELTTLCLELNVLNSEIKSASGQVDHTLQQCSPEILACQFLKKYFFLLDLKRAKESIKLSYNNSPCVWDTFIEGLKEMASSNPTYIKMEEGDLPTRLKLLDDSVPFDSPLLIAYATRLYEKFGESALRSLIRFYPSILPSDVMQLCHRHPAQFLAYLDSLVKSRPEDQRPSFLESLLQPESLRLDWLLLAVSHNAPPNTSTMDDAGDPRPHSHLFSWGYNQLILHLIKLPADFTTKEKMTDICRSHGFWPGYLILCLELGRRREAFTNIVYLNDMSLMEGDNGWIPETVEEWKLLLHLVQNKSTKPAPQKSPNGNFSDGPSPINVENVALLLAKAMGPDRAWSLLQECGLTLELSERFTRTCDILRIAEKRQSRPR, encoded by the exons ATGACTTTTGTGCCAGTGATACCAGAGTCCTACAGCCATGTTCTTGCAGAGTTTGAGTCTCTGGATCCATTACTTTCAGCCCTGAGGCTGGACTCCACTCGTCTGAAG tGTACGAGCATAGCTGTGTCTCGAAAATGGTTGGCTTTGGGCAGTTCGGGAGGAGGACTCAATCTCATTCAGAAAGAAGGATGGAAGCAAAGGCTTTTTCTTTCACACAGG GAAGGTGCAATTTCTCAGATTGCCTGTTGTTTACATGATGATGATTATGTTGCTGTGGCTACCAG TCAAGGTCTTGTAGTCGTTTGGGAATTAAATCAGGAGCGTCGCGGGAAACCGGAACAAATTTATGTGTCTTCAGAACACAAAGGCCGAAAAGTTACAGCTCTGTGTTGGGATACAGCTATTCTTAGAGTTTTTGTAGGTGACCATATGGGGAAAGTTTCTGCCATCAAAATCAACACTTCTAAACAAGCAAAG GCAGCTGCTACCTTTGTGATGTTTCCTGTTCAGACAATAACAACAGTTGACTCCTGTGTTGTCCAGTTAGATTATTTGGATGGAAGACTACTTATATCTTCACTTACTCGATCCTTCTTGTGTGACACTGAGAG AGAAAAGTTTTGGAAAATTGGAAACAAGGAAAGAGATGGAGAATATGGAGCTTGTTTCTTCCCTGGAAGATGTTCTGCCGGCCAGCAGCCCCTGATATACTGTGCTCGCCCTGGCTCCAGAATGTGGGAAGTGAATTTTGATGGAGAAGTTATAAGTACTCATCAGTTTAAGAAACTCCTCTCGTCACCACCTCTTCCCGTGATTAATCTAAG ATCAGAACCTCAGTATGATCATACCATTGGATCCTCCCAGTCTTTGTCTTTCCCCAAACTCTTACATATTAG TGAGCATTGTGTGCTGACTTGGACAGAAAGaggaatttatattttcattcctcAGAATGTTCAAGTTCTTCTTTGGAGTGAAGTCAAAG ATATTCAGGATGTGGCTGTCTGTAAGAATGAGCTGTTCTGTTTGCACCTAAATGGGAAGGTCTCACATCTTTCCCTGTTATCTGTGGAGCGCTGTGTGGAACGCCTGCTAAGGAGAAACCTGTGGAACCTGGCTGCTCAAACTTGCTGTCTTTTCCAAAATTCTATCATTGCCAGCAGA GGAAGAAAAACTTTGACTGTAGATAAATTGGAACATTTGAAATCTCAGCTGGACCTAACAACATATGGTGATCTAATTTCCCAACTGGAAGAATTGATCTTAAAATTTGAACCTTTGGATTCAGCTTGTAGCAGTAGAAGAAGCTCCATTTCATCACAC gaAAGTTTCAGCATCTTGGACTCTGGTATTTACCGTATCATTAATAGTAGAAGAGGCAGTCAGTCAGATGAAGACTCTTGTTCCCTTCACAGCCAAACCCTCTCAGAAGATGAGAGACTTAAAGAATTCACCTCACATCAAGAAGAGGACCAACCAGATCAGTGTTGCAGCTCACACGGAAATGAAG ACAGTGTTTCTCATGCTTCAGTGACGTCTGAGACAGATAAGAATGAAACTTTTCTCCCCTTCGGCATTGCACTATCATTTCGTTCTCCATCTCCTCTTGTGTCTCTTCAGGCTGTCAAGGAAAG CGTTTCTAGCTTTGTGCGTAAAACTACTGAGAAGATTGGCACCCTTCATACAAGCCCTGATCTGAAAGTGAGACCAGAACCCAAAGGTGATGAGCAGTCATGTGAAGAGGATGTGGGTCCAGTCACTTGCCCAAAGGAGGAAGACACTGA gggaaaagaagaagtaactaGTCAACCTCCAGAAGAGGACAAGTTCCAAGAGCTCAAAATGGCAACAGCAGAAACAAT GAGCAAGCTGCAGGACCCACTGGTTTTGTTTGAACCGAAGTCTCTGGAAATGGTTTTACAGGAGTGGCTTTCACAGTTAGAAAAAACATTTGCCATGAAGGACTTTTCAGGTGTTTCAGATACTGGCAACTCATCCGTGGAATCAAACCAGGATATGCTATTGTTTGATGAGTCAGAAAAGGGAATATTAactgaagaagatgaaaaagaaaaaagggactcTTTAGGCAATGAAGAAACTGTTGATCAAACAGCATGTGAATCTGTGAATAGTTTgaggatgatggatgatgacctttttcaaatatgttctccaTGCAGTATAGCAGACAGTCTTCAGAAGGACCTGGCTGAATTGACAACATTGTGTTTGGAGCTGAATGTATTGAATTCTGAGATCAAAAGTGCAAGTGGACAAGTGGACCACACTTTGCAACAGTGCTCTCCTGAAATTCTGGCTTGTCAGTTCCTAAAgaagtacttttttcttttggactTGAAAAGGGCAAAGGAGAGCATCAAGCTGAGTTATAATAACAGTCCTTGTGTTTGGGATACTTTTATTGAAGGATTGAAAG aaatggcAAGTTCCAATCCTACATATATAAAGATGGAAGAAGGAGACCTTCCAACAAGATTGAAGTTATTGGATGACTCGGTCCCTTTTGACAGTCCTTTGTTGATTGCTTATGCTACCCG attGTATGAGAAATTTGGAGAATCTGCGCTTCGATCCTTAATCAGGTTTTACCCATCCATTTTGCCTTCAGATGTCATGCAACTTTGTCATCGTCATCCTGCTCAGTTTTTGGCCTATTTAGACAGTCTGGTGAAATCAAGGCCTGAAGATCAGCG GCCATCCTTCCTGGAGTCCCTCCTACAACCAGAGTCTTTAAGATTGGATTGGCTGCTGTTGGCAGTGTCCCACAATGCTCCCCCAAACACCAGCACTATGGACGATGCAGGAGACCCCAG gccTCATTCCCACTTGTTTTCCTGGGGTTACAATCAGCTAATCCTTCATCTAATTAAACTTCCTGCGGATTTTAcgacaaaagagaaaatgactgaCATCTGTAGGTCTCATGG TTTCTGGCCTGGATATCTTATTCTCTGTTTGGAgctggggagaagaagagaggccttCACCAACATTGTGTATCTAAATGATATGAGCCTGATGGAAGGGGACAATG
- the HPS5 gene encoding BLOC-2 complex member HPS5 isoform X2 — MTFVPVIPESYSHVLAEFESLDPLLSALRLDSTRLKCTSIAVSRKWLALGSSGGGLNLIQKEGWKQRLFLSHREGAISQIACCLHDDDYVAVATSQGLVVVWELNQERRGKPEQIYVSSEHKGRKVTALCWDTAILRVFVGDHMGKVSAIKINTSKQAKAAATFVMFPVQTITTVDSCVVQLDYLDGRLLISSLTRSFLCDTEREKFWKIGNKERDGEYGACFFPGRCSAGQQPLIYCARPGSRMWEVNFDGEVISTHQFKKLLSSPPLPVINLRSEPQYDHTIGSSQSLSFPKLLHISEHCVLTWTERGIYIFIPQNVQVLLWSEVKDIQDVAVCKNELFCLHLNGKVSHLSLLSVERCVERLLRRNLWNLAAQTCCLFQNSIIASRGRKTLTVDKLEHLKSQLDLTTYGDLISQLEELILKFEPLDSACSSRRSSISSHESFSILDSGIYRIINSRRGSQSDEDSCSLHSQTLSEDERLKEFTSHQEEDQPDQCCSSHGNEVTSETDKNETFLPFGIALSFRSPSPLVSLQAVKESVSSFVRKTTEKIGTLHTSPDLKVRPEPKGDEQSCEEDVGPVTCPKEEDTEGKEEVTSQPPEEDKFQELKMATAETMSKLQDPLVLFEPKSLEMVLQEWLSQLEKTFAMKDFSGVSDTGNSSVESNQDMLLFDESEKGILTEEDEKEKRDSLGNEETVDQTACESVNSLRMMDDDLFQICSPCSIADSLQKDLAELTTLCLELNVLNSEIKSASGQVDHTLQQCSPEILACQFLKKYFFLLDLKRAKESIKLSYNNSPCVWDTFIEGLKEMASSNPTYIKMEEGDLPTRLKLLDDSVPFDSPLLIAYATRLYEKFGESALRSLIRFYPSILPSDVMQLCHRHPAQFLAYLDSLVKSRPEDQRPSFLESLLQPESLRLDWLLLAVSHNAPPNTSTMDDAGDPRPHSHLFSWGYNQLILHLIKLPADFTTKEKMTDICRSHGFWPGYLILCLELGRRREAFTNIVYLNDMSLMEGDNGWIPETVEEWKLLLHLVQNKSTKPAPQKSPNGNFSDGPSPINVENVALLLAKAMGPDRAWSLLQECGLTLELSERFTRTCDILRIAEKRQRALIQSMLEKCDRFLWSQQA, encoded by the exons ATGACTTTTGTGCCAGTGATACCAGAGTCCTACAGCCATGTTCTTGCAGAGTTTGAGTCTCTGGATCCATTACTTTCAGCCCTGAGGCTGGACTCCACTCGTCTGAAG tGTACGAGCATAGCTGTGTCTCGAAAATGGTTGGCTTTGGGCAGTTCGGGAGGAGGACTCAATCTCATTCAGAAAGAAGGATGGAAGCAAAGGCTTTTTCTTTCACACAGG GAAGGTGCAATTTCTCAGATTGCCTGTTGTTTACATGATGATGATTATGTTGCTGTGGCTACCAG TCAAGGTCTTGTAGTCGTTTGGGAATTAAATCAGGAGCGTCGCGGGAAACCGGAACAAATTTATGTGTCTTCAGAACACAAAGGCCGAAAAGTTACAGCTCTGTGTTGGGATACAGCTATTCTTAGAGTTTTTGTAGGTGACCATATGGGGAAAGTTTCTGCCATCAAAATCAACACTTCTAAACAAGCAAAG GCAGCTGCTACCTTTGTGATGTTTCCTGTTCAGACAATAACAACAGTTGACTCCTGTGTTGTCCAGTTAGATTATTTGGATGGAAGACTACTTATATCTTCACTTACTCGATCCTTCTTGTGTGACACTGAGAG AGAAAAGTTTTGGAAAATTGGAAACAAGGAAAGAGATGGAGAATATGGAGCTTGTTTCTTCCCTGGAAGATGTTCTGCCGGCCAGCAGCCCCTGATATACTGTGCTCGCCCTGGCTCCAGAATGTGGGAAGTGAATTTTGATGGAGAAGTTATAAGTACTCATCAGTTTAAGAAACTCCTCTCGTCACCACCTCTTCCCGTGATTAATCTAAG ATCAGAACCTCAGTATGATCATACCATTGGATCCTCCCAGTCTTTGTCTTTCCCCAAACTCTTACATATTAG TGAGCATTGTGTGCTGACTTGGACAGAAAGaggaatttatattttcattcctcAGAATGTTCAAGTTCTTCTTTGGAGTGAAGTCAAAG ATATTCAGGATGTGGCTGTCTGTAAGAATGAGCTGTTCTGTTTGCACCTAAATGGGAAGGTCTCACATCTTTCCCTGTTATCTGTGGAGCGCTGTGTGGAACGCCTGCTAAGGAGAAACCTGTGGAACCTGGCTGCTCAAACTTGCTGTCTTTTCCAAAATTCTATCATTGCCAGCAGA GGAAGAAAAACTTTGACTGTAGATAAATTGGAACATTTGAAATCTCAGCTGGACCTAACAACATATGGTGATCTAATTTCCCAACTGGAAGAATTGATCTTAAAATTTGAACCTTTGGATTCAGCTTGTAGCAGTAGAAGAAGCTCCATTTCATCACAC gaAAGTTTCAGCATCTTGGACTCTGGTATTTACCGTATCATTAATAGTAGAAGAGGCAGTCAGTCAGATGAAGACTCTTGTTCCCTTCACAGCCAAACCCTCTCAGAAGATGAGAGACTTAAAGAATTCACCTCACATCAAGAAGAGGACCAACCAGATCAGTGTTGCAGCTCACACGGAAATGAAG TGACGTCTGAGACAGATAAGAATGAAACTTTTCTCCCCTTCGGCATTGCACTATCATTTCGTTCTCCATCTCCTCTTGTGTCTCTTCAGGCTGTCAAGGAAAG CGTTTCTAGCTTTGTGCGTAAAACTACTGAGAAGATTGGCACCCTTCATACAAGCCCTGATCTGAAAGTGAGACCAGAACCCAAAGGTGATGAGCAGTCATGTGAAGAGGATGTGGGTCCAGTCACTTGCCCAAAGGAGGAAGACACTGA gggaaaagaagaagtaactaGTCAACCTCCAGAAGAGGACAAGTTCCAAGAGCTCAAAATGGCAACAGCAGAAACAAT GAGCAAGCTGCAGGACCCACTGGTTTTGTTTGAACCGAAGTCTCTGGAAATGGTTTTACAGGAGTGGCTTTCACAGTTAGAAAAAACATTTGCCATGAAGGACTTTTCAGGTGTTTCAGATACTGGCAACTCATCCGTGGAATCAAACCAGGATATGCTATTGTTTGATGAGTCAGAAAAGGGAATATTAactgaagaagatgaaaaagaaaaaagggactcTTTAGGCAATGAAGAAACTGTTGATCAAACAGCATGTGAATCTGTGAATAGTTTgaggatgatggatgatgacctttttcaaatatgttctccaTGCAGTATAGCAGACAGTCTTCAGAAGGACCTGGCTGAATTGACAACATTGTGTTTGGAGCTGAATGTATTGAATTCTGAGATCAAAAGTGCAAGTGGACAAGTGGACCACACTTTGCAACAGTGCTCTCCTGAAATTCTGGCTTGTCAGTTCCTAAAgaagtacttttttcttttggactTGAAAAGGGCAAAGGAGAGCATCAAGCTGAGTTATAATAACAGTCCTTGTGTTTGGGATACTTTTATTGAAGGATTGAAAG aaatggcAAGTTCCAATCCTACATATATAAAGATGGAAGAAGGAGACCTTCCAACAAGATTGAAGTTATTGGATGACTCGGTCCCTTTTGACAGTCCTTTGTTGATTGCTTATGCTACCCG attGTATGAGAAATTTGGAGAATCTGCGCTTCGATCCTTAATCAGGTTTTACCCATCCATTTTGCCTTCAGATGTCATGCAACTTTGTCATCGTCATCCTGCTCAGTTTTTGGCCTATTTAGACAGTCTGGTGAAATCAAGGCCTGAAGATCAGCG GCCATCCTTCCTGGAGTCCCTCCTACAACCAGAGTCTTTAAGATTGGATTGGCTGCTGTTGGCAGTGTCCCACAATGCTCCCCCAAACACCAGCACTATGGACGATGCAGGAGACCCCAG gccTCATTCCCACTTGTTTTCCTGGGGTTACAATCAGCTAATCCTTCATCTAATTAAACTTCCTGCGGATTTTAcgacaaaagagaaaatgactgaCATCTGTAGGTCTCATGG TTTCTGGCCTGGATATCTTATTCTCTGTTTGGAgctggggagaagaagagaggccttCACCAACATTGTGTATCTAAATGATATGAGCCTGATGGAAGGGGACAATG